Below is a genomic region from Drosophila kikkawai strain 14028-0561.14 chromosome X, DkikHiC1v2, whole genome shotgun sequence.
CCCTCTGTCCATACCCATTTACATATTTCGCTTTCTTAATATCCATCTTTTTCTTTCAGTATCTTTCTCACTCTCTTCGTATCTATATCTCCCTCTCCATGTCTCTGATTTCACCTACCtcgctctgtctctctctctctagctCTCTCTCTagctatctctctctctgtctctctctagctctctctctctctgtctctctctttaGCTCTCTCTCACACTCTCTCTATTTTCGTATCTACCTAGCTCTCTCTGTATCCATATATCGCTCTCTCCCTCTCACTCCCTTTGTCTATTTTGCTATCTCTCTCTAACTCCCTCCCACTCTCCTCACCCACAGAGAATATAAATACCGGCCCTAGCTCAAATATCCCACCCAAACCTATTATACCCTACACAtacttattaaatatatatatacatagctacaaaagcagaaaaacaacaaaaagaaccaAAATAACGTTCAAATGCTCTACCAGTGTTGCCACATATGTGACTATCGACCGCCAAGTGGCAGCACCACACCGTCACACTGTGCCATGGCTGCCGATAGTATAAACAATCGATACTAATCGATATCACTGTGGACAGGCACTAGTGTCAAATAATTTGCCAAACAAAATTTCTGGCGTCGCGAAAACCCGCAACTGCTTAAATCGTAACCAACAAAAAGGCCTTCCCAACATTCTGGCCATATTTCCCGGGTGCGTCGGTAGCCGGCGctttatttgtatttgaattTCTGCGGCAGCCACCGGACGAACTGGGAACAGGAGACCCAAGCAATTggcggcggctgcggcggcggacGTCATGGACAAGAAGTGTGTTCCAGGCGTGGCGCCGGTCGTAAATGGTGAGTCTGCCAAGTAAAACTCCACTTGCACATCTCCTAATGctccctcctcctccattTGCAGTGGAGGAATCCCCAGCCTCCCTGGATGATGCCACATACAAGGGACCCACCACTGTCCTGGAGGCCTGCGAGCAAGAGCTGAATCTCATTAACTTGGTGCGCCAGCAACCCGCTTTGTATGATAGCCGGCACAAGCGTTTCCATGATGACACCCACAAGGAGCAGCTGTGGAAAAGCATCACCACTAAGCTGAATATCGAGTTAACCCAATGCCTGGTGACCTGGTCAGAGTTGCGCTATCGCTATCAGCGACATGTGCGTCGCTTGCGTGCCTTTCATCGCAGTTCAGTGCAACGTAAAGGTCCCACCAGACGGCGTCCCTGCTTGAGATACGAGGAGGAGCTTCATTTCCTCTATCCCCATGTGGCACGCTTTCCTTTGCTGACCGTGGAGGACAGTGACAATGATGGTGAGGGGGATGGTGATAATGGTGCACCCGAAGTTGAGATTGTAGAGCCACCACCGGTGGATATCATAGATGTGGATCTGGTGGAAGATGCCTCCAGTTTTCGCTGTTCCAGTGGCGAGCGACGCCTAATCGAGGCGGTAAGTGCCTATAGCCAGCTCTATGATCCCTTGCATATACATTATACCAACTATCGTCATCGTGGCTTGATTTGGAGTTCCATATCCAATGAGCTGCATGACAAGGCCACCAAGCTAATCAAAATTTGGTTGAAACTAATGACCCGCTATGAATGGGAGATTACAATTAATGCAGGAAAAAAGGAGTCAGAAATCTGTCAATTGATGAATTTCATGCGGACATCGGTGCTGCGAATGCATGGCACTGTATGCCAGAGTTCCAAGTACCTGCAAACTGGTTGGCATGAGCCAATTGAGAATTTTCGTAGCGTTTTGGCCTTGATTAATGCCATGCGCTCAATGCCCGAGTTGGTTCAATTGATGGATGATTCCCAAAAGATGAAAACCAAGCCCGCAATTTATGATGATTTGTGGTTGAAGGTTGGCAAAGCGGTGACCTTGGGTCATGAGCGTTGTGAGGTCACCTGGCTGGTGTTGCGCTCCTTTCACACGGAGCTAACGGTGATGCGTCAGGAGGGTTATCAGCTTCAGGATAAATGGTATTTCGAGAATATGCTCAATGGTATTTTGCGTTTGGTGGCTAATCGCGCTGCCAAACGTGGCAACAAGAAACGTCCACATAATGGTGATGCTACGGAGGAGGAAATGGCTCAGCCGCCGGCCAAGATTGCAGCACCAGAACCACCAGCGCCGCCACGTTTGCCTATAGCCATTGTCTATCCGCCGGCGATGAAGAACAGCAGCAACGCTAGCagtgctgctcctcctcctcctcctccttctgaCATACCACACACCTCCTTTGTGATACCCACCATTCATGGCAACGTGAGAGTGTCCACATTGCCTCCGGTGCCCCCAGTGCCCCGTTTGCCGGTGAAACTGCCCAGCTCCATAACAGCCAAGCCAGTGAATCAGTCCCCAAATGCCGTGCGTCCTTTGCTGCAACGTCCTGGCATTCAGATATCAGTGCGTCCCAAAAATGCAACGCCATCTATGGCCAATGTCCCCATAAGCCTATCCACAGCCATTATCCGAGCCAtacctcctcctgctcctcctgcacAAGCAGCAACATTCGTACGACCAGCTGCACCAGGAGCCAAACCAAAGCATATGAAGATCATAGCCAGAATACCCACATTACCCACAAGAAAACCGTCTAAGGTGGCACCCCCTATGGTTAGAATCCATCAGCAGGCGGCTGAGGATGTAGGAATAACACTGCCAGGATTAACAGGTAGAACAGGAGCAGCTGTTGGCACAATGGAGGCAGGAGCAGGCAAAGGAATAGGAGGTGGAAGAGCAGCTGAAGCAGGAGGAGGAATGGGGGCAGGAGCGGGAAAGGGAGGaggagcgggagcaggagTGGAACTCGGAACAAGAGCGGGAACCGGAGCAGGAGCAAGCGCAGGAGCTGGATCAGTAACTAGTAGAGGAGCAAATGGAGGAGTAGGTACTACAGCAGCTGCGGCAGCAGTGGTAACAATACCAGGAATATATCCAGAAATTCCCTCGACATCCTCTGGAGCAAGAGCATCAGTTAAGACGCTAGGACCCACAATAATTCGAGCCACTGGAACATCCTTGCCAACGGTGGTGTTACCTGGCAGCACAACAACCAGGATAGGGATAAGTAAGCCACCTGAAGCTACCTCAATGGCTCCACCAGTTCCGCCAGTCACCAGAGCAGCTCCTTCGGTGGCCAAAACAGCTCTTTCGGTGGCCAGAACAGCTCTGCCAGTGGCCTCACCAGCTGCTACAGTAACCGCAGCAACTCTTCCAGTGACTACATTAGCTCCTGCCGCTTCTTCAGTGACCATAGCAGCTCCTGCCGCTTCTCCAGTGACCATAGCAGCTCCTGCCGCTCATCCAGTGACCATAGCAGCTCCTGCCGCTCATCCAGTGACCATAGCAGCTCCTGCCGCTTCTCCAGTGACCATAGCAGCTTCTGCGGACACAACAGCTACTTCATCTCCCCCCATAAACccagaggaggaggcggaggaggagtcACCATCCACCTCCCGCTCCATACCCACAGATTTTGGACAAAGTCCGCCTGGCATATTCATGAATGCCATCAATGTGAATCTGGTTCACAGTTCCAGTGCCGGGAACTCTTTGCGCATTTGGGGTGGTGGCCTCACTTGCAATTATCACCTGAATATGGTGAGGGCAGCCACATTGATACGCGAGG
It encodes:
- the Hmr gene encoding uncharacterized protein Hmr; the protein is MDKKCVPGVAPVVNVEESPASLDDATYKGPTTVLEACEQELNLINLVRQQPALYDSRHKRFHDDTHKEQLWKSITTKLNIELTQCLVTWSELRYRYQRHVRRLRAFHRSSVQRKGPTRRRPCLRYEEELHFLYPHVARFPLLTVEDSDNDGEGDGDNGAPEVEIVEPPPVDIIDVDLVEDASSFRCSSGERRLIEAVSAYSQLYDPLHIHYTNYRHRGLIWSSISNELHDKATKLIKIWLKLMTRYEWEITINAGKKESEICQLMNFMRTSVLRMHGTVCQSSKYLQTGWHEPIENFRSVLALINAMRSMPELVQLMDDSQKMKTKPAIYDDLWLKVGKAVTLGHERCEVTWLVLRSFHTELTVMRQEGYQLQDKWYFENMLNGILRLVANRAAKRGNKKRPHNGDATEEEMAQPPAKIAAPEPPAPPRLPIAIVYPPAMKNSSNASSAAPPPPPPSDIPHTSFVIPTIHGNVRVSTLPPVPPVPRLPVKLPSSITAKPVNQSPNAVRPLLQRPGIQISVRPKNATPSMANVPISLSTAIIRAIPPPAPPAQAATFVRPAAPGAKPKHMKIIARIPTLPTRKPSKVAPPMVRIHQQAAEDVGITLPGLTGRTGAAVGTMEAGAGKGIGGGRAAEAGGGMGAGAGKGGGAGAGVELGTRAGTGAGASAGAGSVTSRGANGGVGTTAAAAAVVTIPGIYPEIPSTSSGARASVKTLGPTIIRATGTSLPTVVLPGSTTTRIGISKPPEATSMAPPVPPVTRAAPSVAKTALSVARTALPVASPAATVTAATLPVTTLAPAASSVTIAAPAASPVTIAAPAAHPVTIAAPAAHPVTIAAPAASPVTIAASADTTATSSPPINPEEEAEEESPSTSRSIPTDFGQSPPGIFMNAINVNLVHSSSAGNSLRIWGGGLTCNYHLNMVRAATLIREVMAVPQLHNRDPRLKAQADGFWQIISQKFHLPELALRACWNFLANNMSIFPSIAPMSELMRPFKGNLKVWEKSTRLFDKFDEIARKNDWIKHREVIPQLIRYFRQHEHFYWEMRKPRPGEPVQSPPLFTEKDRQEVWREAKIKFPDLNHHDIWSMFKFAFRTYMEDLERGIDNAWPQIWWQVLEQLKFLADVRYHPLEPYYYIVHNKILDEVKRCSIFEALTSSDCNDKSKTSALLARVCKEPMPWCSEEAKRLLTGKLSTFEKVKKPKELQYPVPVAVANEAVEEVSPPVEEAQPSHSRNLLKRTQKPSGSRPSFTVPTIEAFELTRMLRRYPHTFQRVHTINKRTAWVRVSKELNITVTECRLGLQYALREMRFLKALDPKNLCTMNHKYYRNMDEIYKQVTSKPQLTVRTPEQMNESVSEAAVELPEEVMPHHFVPEINMSTSKPSLVVKNWASAVGNLPSESQDVLAIKLKYLFAKYAKMGSHNNS